A single genomic interval of Xiphophorus couchianus chromosome 2, X_couchianus-1.0, whole genome shotgun sequence harbors:
- the LOC114152596 gene encoding loricrin-like yields MTRPSRQGLWWSTGGLSCRSRGLSLRRIVGSRGLSLRRIVGSEPGRSLGTGCGGEPGRSLGTGCGGGGSGKRRGTGSAGGSRRRLRADRGGGGSGKRRGAGSIGDSRRRLRADRGGGGSGKRRGAGSIGGSHRCPRARSGGGASGKRRGAGSTGGSRCCLRADRGGGVSGKRRGAGSTGGSGRWLPGRRNRRGPYPGGANTSLVPRKSSRCRSARASASSLSSLLDLRLGPLCFFGGNLTPAGSIIASLTVWSGRVLLS; encoded by the exons atgaCGCGCCCctcgaggcagggtctctggtggagcacagggggtctgaGTTGCAGGAGTCGGGGTCTGAGTCTCAGGAGGATCGTAGGGAGTCGGGGTCTGAGTCTCAGGAGGATCGtaggga gcgagccgggacgaagcctCGGGACTggctgcggaggcgagccgggacgaagcctCGGGACTGGCTGCGGAGGTGGCGGCTCAGGAAAGCGACGAGGGACCGGatctgccggcggctcacgtcgccgtctccgggctgaccgcggaggtggcggctccggaaagcgacgaggggccgggtccatcGGCGACTCACGTCGCCGTCTCCGGGCTGACCGCGGAGGTGgcggctccggaaagcgacgaggggccgggtccatcGGCGGCTCCCATCGCTGTCCCCGAGCTCGCAGCGGAGGAGGTgcttccggaaagcgacgaggggccgggtccaccggcggctcacgttgCTGTCTCCGGGCTGACCGCGGAG gaggtgtttccggaaagcgacgaggggccggttccaccggcggctcaggtCGCTGGCTTCCCGGACGAAGGAATCGACGGGGGCCGTATCCGGGGGGTGCTAACACCAGCCTTGTTccccggaaaagctcccgctgcaggtcGGCGAGAGCTTCAGCtagctccctgtcctccctgctGGATCTCCGCCTCGGTCCGCTCTGCTTTTTCGGAGGGAACCTCACTCCAGCTGGGTCCATAATAGCGAGCCTCACCGTttggtctggtcgggtccttctgtcatga